Proteins encoded within one genomic window of Aquarana catesbeiana isolate 2022-GZ linkage group LG03, ASM4218655v1, whole genome shotgun sequence:
- the LOC141134026 gene encoding olfactory receptor 5AR1-like translates to MDFIMLGFSNFPGLEIHFIVFFVISYIITLMANSFLIILTYVSSCLTSPMYFFLAHLACLDIVYTSTTSPKLINIFVISNNSISLSECITQYTFFVAFTSTEYFLLTVMSYDRYVAVCRPLHYSALLNSTFCRATSLSVWIIGFIACVPIAVTTSQNLYCSSNVINHFFCDIATLLELSCTNTAITQNIILAEGVLFLTTCFLPTIISYVFIISNIVKIKTSEGKHKAFSTCTSHLTTVTLFYSVIFVLYMIPRSAITQNQRKVMGVLFANVIPMLNPLIYSLRNKDVKKAWWNIRKQRFK, encoded by the coding sequence ATGGATTTTATTATGTTAGGATTTTCCAATTTCCCAGGCCTGGAAAttcattttattgtgttttttgtcaTCTCTTATATCATTACTTTGATGGCAAATTCATTCCTGATTATTCTTACCTATGTGAGCAGTTGTCTGACATCACCCATGTACTTTTTCCTGGCTCACCTTGCCTGCCTGGATATCGTATACACTTCTACTACTTCACCCAAACTCATAAATATCTTTGTAATTTCCAATAATTCAATATCATTATCAGAATGCATAACACAgtatacattttttgttgcatttacATCTACAGAATATTTTCTTCTCACAGTTATGTCTTATGATCGATACGTTGCTGTCTGTAGACCTCTGCATTATTCAGCTCTCCTTAATAGTACATTCTGTAGAGCAACTTCTTTGAGTGTTTGGATAATTGGTTTTATCGCCTGTGTACCTATTGCAGTTACAACATCTCAGAATCTCTACTGTTCCTCCAATGTAATTAATCATTTCTTCTGTGATATTGCTACCCTGCTAGAGCTCTCTTGCACCAACACAGCCATTACCCAGAATATCATACTTGCAGAAGGAGTTTTGTTTCTAACAACATGTTTTCTGCCCACTATAATCTCTTATGTCTTTATCATCTCAAATATTGTTAAAATAAAGACTTCAGAAGGGAAACACAAAGCTTTTTCAACCTGTACTTCCCACCTGACCACTGTGACTTTGTTCTACTCTGTGATCTTTGTACTGTACATGATACCTAGATCAGCTATCACCCAAAACCAGCGCAAAGTGATGGGTGTCCTCTTTGCTAATGTCATTCCGATGCTGAACCCGCTAATATACAGCCTCAGAAATAAGGATGTAAAAAAGGCATGGTGGAACATAAGGAAGCAGAGATTTAAGTAG